Part of the Imperialibacter roseus genome, GGCAAGTATGTGAGAGACGAGAAAGTGATTTCTCTGGAAGAGGCCATTAGAAAACTATCTTCGATGCCAGCTGAAAACATGGGGATAAGAAAAAGGGGGCGGCTTCTGCCTGGCTACTACGCCGATGTGGTGATCTTTGACCCAGCGACAATTCAGGATCACGCTACGTTTGAAAACCCTCATCAGCTTTCCACAGGCGTGACCGACGTTTGGGTAAATGGCGTGCAGGTCCTTAGCAACAGCGAGCATACGGGAAGCTTTCCCGGAAGAGTAGTAAGAGGCCCGGGATGGGTAGGTTACAAGGACTGATCTGGAGCGTGGACGATATTCGACTGTGAAGGAATGGCGAAAAAAGATATAATCAAGTGGCAATTTTACATGCTACAGTTATTCTCCTATCTTAATGAAACTATACTAACCTGACCATGAAAACTGTAGTTGTTACGGGTGCCACTGCCGGAATTGGCTTTGAAACTGCCAAACAATTGGCTCAAAAGGGATACAGGGTTATTCACCTTGCCCGGAATAAAGATAAAGCCAGAAAAGCCGACAGCCTTATCAAAGCTGCCGCTGGGCACGAGAATGTGCACCATATTGTGGCTGATCTGGCCGACCTCCGTTCGATTCAGGAAGCTGCTGGCAAAATCAAAGAAATCTCCCGCAGGATTGATGCGCTTATCAACAACGCAGGTGGTATTATCGATGTGGACGACCGTAGCAAAGATGGTATTGAAATGAACTTTGCCATCAACCACCTCGGACATTTTTACCTTACCAACCTTTTGATTAACGAGCTTGTAGCTTCCAAGGCAAGAGTCATCAATGTGAGTTCAGAAGCCCACAAAATCGGCTACTTGAATATTGAGCGGATAAAGGAAAATAAAGGCCTGACTTCTGGCTTCAAGGGATATGGTGACGCAAAACTATGTAATCTGTTGTTCACCAAATCACTCCATGAACAATACAGTGACCGTGGCCTCACGGCTTTCTCGGTTCACCCTGGCGTTGTGAAAACCAATTTTGGCCACAATATGAAAGGTTTTGTGAGCGGCGTTGTCAAGTTTGCACAGCTGTTTATGATCACAGCTGCCAAAGGGGCCGCCACTTCGGTTTACCTGGCGACAAAAGAAGGGATCGAAAAAAACAGTGGTGGCTATTTCAAATCGAGGCACTTAACTACCCCCTCCACCCAGGCCACAAGCGATAAAAACGCCGAAGACCTCTGGAAATTAAGTGAACAGATAATAAAGGAAGCCCTGGAAAATTAGTTACCCTTCAACACGGTGAACTCAACTCTCCTGTTGAGCTTTCGAGTTTCCTCCGACGCATTAGATGCGATCGGTTTGGTTGGCCCAAAGCCTTTGCCAGTTAACCGGCTCTTGTCTATTCCTTTGCTGACCAAATAGTCGATAACAGTCTGCACCCTGCTTTCCGACAATTCGATATTGGGTTTGATAGGCCCCTGGTTGTCCGTGTGACCTGAAATGAGTATCTCTACTTCCGGGTTGTCTTCCATCATTTTCCGTACCCTTTCAAGGTCTGCTTCTGAGCCCTTGATCATATTGGCGGTGCTTTGCTCGAAAAGCACATGTGAAAGCGTTACCGTATTGCCAACTGACAACGGCTGTAGCAACACCGTCTCGTTAATTTCGTCTCCATCAAAAGTTTCAACGACCAACTGCTCGTCCAGATATCCCTTGGCTGAAACAGTAAGGGCATAGGAATGACCATCTTCAAGAGCAAAACTAAAGGTTCCGTCATTGCCTGACTGGTGATTGGTACTGTAATCCGAGGTTTGACCAGACACTGATATGTTTGCAGACAACGCCCCAAGTGTTTTGGCATCTCTCACAATTCCGGAAACCTGAGTCGTGGCCACTGTTGGAGCTGTTGCTGTCGGCACCACTTCAGGGTCGATAGACGGTTTAACAACGGCGCCAATGAGTGGGGTTTGTGGAATAGTATCCAGCCTTTGGGCTACTATGTCCGACTTAATTTTCACCCTTTTGATATCGCTATAGCCCTCGGAGTTCTGCGTGCTGGTGAGGTAAGCGAAATCGGCACCAGGCTGGAACGAAAACGATAGCTCGGTACCGACAGTATTGACTTTGTTCCCGAGGCTTACGGGCTCCGACCAGTTTCTCCAGGAATCGTCAAGCCTTTCTGAATAGAACAGGTCTCTCCCCCCCTGCCCCGCAATCCCATTGGAAGCAAAAATCAGTGTTTTATAGTCTTCGGCCAGGAACGGTGTATTTTCCTGAAAGGCCGTATTGATCATAAAGCCAAGGTTCCGAGGCGAAGAGTAGCTGCCATCTGATTCTCTAAAGCATACATAAAGGTCTTCCGTGCCATAACCACCAGGGGCTTCTATCGAAAGCAGCAAGACTGTTCCGTCCGCTGTCACCCAGCTACTTTGATGACTGCTCTTGTTATTGAAGTATTTGACGTTCAACCTTTCCGGTGCTGTCCAGTTATCGCCGTTTCTGCGGCTGGTAGCTACTGCTTTTCTGAGTATCCCGTCCTTGTCTTTGTAGTCAGTGGAAAGATACATCAGGTTGCCAGCATCGGCAAAACCTATGATAGCATTGAGTCCATCGCTGTTCAATGGTGTGCCTAAATTTTGCGCCGGAAGCCAGTCTCCGGAAGCCGACTGTTCGCTTATCCAGATATCGCCTTTGTCTCCCTTGCCTCCCACATTGGCAGCATGCTGCACCCTGGTAAAGAACATCATAGTGCCAGAAGGATGCAGAATGGGATTTTCTTCAAACGAAGGAGAGTTAATACTATTTCCCACAGTCTCCTGACCATCGTAAATAGTCAGGTTTTGGGCGTTGAGTAACACTGAACAAAACAGAAGAGCAGGTGTTAGAAAAAGGGCTAAATACTTCATTAAACAGGATTTTCGGCAAAGTTAATAGAATAACGAACAATCATGCCCGGATAACGCAATCGGTACGGCGAAAATTGGGTGAACGGTCGGATGGAGATACCTTTGAAGCACGTTTTAGTCCCTGGCATCAAAACTAGTATCCTCGGTCCCTATCAATTTTATTCTTCAATGGCAGCCCTGCTAACATGGCTTTATAATTGGCCACAATCTGAGGAGCTGCAGCATCAGGGTTGGTGATGCTGGCAATATGTGGGGTGATAAACACCTTAGGATGATCCCAAACTGGGTGATTCTTTTGAAGTGGTTCATTTTCAAACACGTCGAGAAAGGCCCCGGAGAGTGTTCCGTTGTCAATGGCATCTATGATGTCGTTGGTTACCTGATGTTGCCCACGAGCGGCATTGATCAGAAAAGTGCCCTTGTTCATTTTCGTAAATAGCTTACTGTTCAACATACCTTTGGTGTCCGGAGTAGCTGGCAGCAAGCACACCAACACGTTTATTTCCCTTAGAAAGGCATCCAGCTCCTTGTTGCCTGCAAAACATTTAATTCCTTTCACATTTTTACGACTATTCGAATATCCAACTACTTCGAATCCGAGAGCTTTTAGCTTTTTGCCGGCTTCTTGCCCAAGTACGCCAAACCCCATGATACCGATCTTTACAGCTACTTCAGATGGTGACGACGGATCCCAAACATGTGCACTCTTGTCGGCGAGGTATTTGTCAAACCGCCGATGATGATACATCACAGCCGAAACAACATAGTTGCTCATCGAGAAGCTTAGGCCATCATCAACGATGCGAACTATGGGCACGCCGTCAGGCAGCTCCGGGTCTTTGAGCACATGGTCGACCCCTGCCCCCATGGAGCAAATAAGTTTGAGGTTAGGAAAAGCTGTCAGCGACCCGGCAGGATGGCCCCACACTACTGCACAAGTTATTTCTGATTGATCACCAGTCTCCGGCCAAATGCTAACATCAAGGTTTTCGTCGACCTTATTGAATGCTGTAATCCACCGACTTAAATCCTTGTTTAGTGCAATAATTACTATCGACATAGGCTATTTCCTGCTTACAAATGGGTTGTCCTTTATATAAAACCGCCACGGCTTCAGTGCGTCTTCACCTGCGTAATCCACTCCTATTCTGGTCGTGGCCACTATTTCTTTCTCAGCCACGGCGATTCCTCTTTCTTCCAGCCAGATGGAAGGCCCTGAAAGCGACTCCCCTGTGTTGGCTACTTTTATGCCAAGGGCCTCGCCCACCGTTCCGGGTCCAGCCGATATCCTTTTGAGGGAGCTCTTTCTTCGTCGCTCCATCATGGTGTGCCCACCTTCCAGCGGCTCCAGTGCCCTGATCAGCACTGCGTCGGCATTACCCTCTACATTAGTTACCACATTAACCATGTGGTGGATGCCATAGCACAGGTAAACATAGACCACACCACCTTCCTGGAACATCACTTCAGTGCGGCTCGTCTTTCCAAACCGGCATGCATGGCACGCCATATCGCCCTCACCACTATACGCTTCCGTTTCAACGATCACCCCGGCAGTCAATTCTCCGTCAAAAAAAGTGCACAAGACCTTCCCCAGCAAATTCTTCGCTACAGACACCACATCACTTACCACATAAAAATCTTTTGATAGCGGTTTCGCTGCCATTTCGATCCTTGTTGTTTACCTGCTAAATATTAATCCATAACTTCGGCTGAATAATACAAAACAACGTTCAAACAAACCTTCATCAAAATATGAGAAACACTTTCGCACTTGCAGTGACCTTGATTTTTGCAGGGTTTTCATCCTATGCGCAAATCAGCGCACCGGCAGCTAGTCCGTCGTGCACTATTACCCAACAAATTGGTCTGACAAATCTGTCTCTGGAGTATTCAAGACCTAGCGCCAGAGGCAGAACGATCTTTGGTGACCTGCTGCCTTATGGCGTTGAGTGGAGAACGGGTGCCAACTCGCCGACTACGCTCACTTTCGACAAGCCAGTGGTGATCAAAGGACAGGAATTAGCAGCGGGTAGCTATGTCATTTCATCGGTGCCCGGCAAAACAGAATGGACGGTTACTTTCTCACAAAACGACCAGAAGGTGTTGAGTCTCAAAATAACGCCTGCAGCCTATCCTATTCACGTCGAAACATTGAGCATCCAGTTTGAGAAGATCACCGAGACTTCAGCCGACCTTCAAATTCTCTGGGAAAAAACGTTGATCTCGATCCCGATGGTGTTCAAGACGGACGAGCAGGTAATGGCACAAATTGAAAGCTTCGCTAAAAACCCTGAAGCCAGTTTGGCCAACGCTTATTACCAGGCGGCTAGTTACTACCTCAACACTGGCAGAGACCTTAATAAGGCTTTGGAGTGGGTGAATAAGGCCATCGCTGTAAACGACGGGTTTTTCTGGCAGCACAGAACCAAGGCGCTTATCCTCGCTGGCCTGGGCAAATACAAAGAGGCTATTGCATCGGCGCAAGTGAGCACTGAGAAATCGAAAGCCGCTGGCAATGCTGACTACCCAAGACTAAACGATAAGTCGATTGCCGAATGGCAGGCTAAGAAATAATTGAAAAAGGTCGCAGGGGCGTCAAATGATGTCTTTGCGACCTTAAAATCATTGGCAAACGAACTTTTAGTCTTCAAAGACTGCTTTCTTATTATCAAATGAACCACTATGGCACTGATTAAAGACAGCTATTTGCCTGTTCCCTGGGATTTCAGAGAGGTGATGGACGAAGTAAAAACGCAGGAAAAAGATGGCGTGATTTACTACTTCACTACTGAACCAGACATGGAAAGTGCTGAAGGCAAAATTTTGGATATCGTCGAAACGCCTGAAGGCGAATTCCTCCTCACGTCCAATGGCGATAAGGTTCGGTTGGACAAGATCGTCACTCTTTATGGAAAGCCCGGGCCGTCTTACCATATCTATGATGGCTATGCCAATGTCTGTCTGAATACCCACAAAGACAATTGCTGAATTGGAAATAAGAAAGATCAAAGCTGAAGACACATGGCCAGTCCGGCACAGGGTAATGTGGCCTAACCAGCCGTTTGACTTTGTAAAGGTCGATGAGGACCACGAAGGGATCCATTATGGGCTCTTTGTGGACGATGAGCTGGTATCCGTTGTTTCGCTCTTTCTCAAAGATGGCAAAGCGCAGTTCAGGAAGTTCGCTACCGAAGTTGAACACCAGGGTAAGGGCTACGGCACTTTTCTGCTCAACTACCTTTTGAAGGAAACCGAAGGCCTGCATGTATCATCCGTTTGGTGTAATGCCAGAACGGAGAAAGCCGGATATTATGAAAGGTTCGGATTTCTGAAAACAGATGCTACCTATATGAAGGGGGGCATTGAGTTTGTGGTGATGGAGAAAGTGCTTGTTTAAGACACTTGACTTAATCTCTTTTTTAATTTATTGATGCTATATTTAGGAGGTAAAGAGAAATACAATGAAGGTGCTTAATTATCGAATTTTATTGAGAGAGGAACCAGAAGGTGGGTTTACAGTACTTGTCCCAAGCCTTGAAGGCTGTATAACTTATGGTGAAACCCTCGATGAAGCAAAAAAAAATGCCAGAGAGGCGATAGAGCTTTATGTTGAGTCGTTGCAGGCTGATGGCACACCAATCCCATCAGATAATTTTCTTGAATACACGCTCCAGATAGAGCATGCCTGATTACAGCTCAAATGGCATTATAAAAAAGCTGCTTGAAGTCGGCTTTACGCTCGATAGAGTAAAAGGTAGCCACCATATCTACAAGAACAGAGAGGGAAAACGAGTGGTTGTTCCACATCCAAAAAAGGATTTGCCTAAAGGCACTTTCAACTCCATTTTACGCCAGGCAGGCCTGCAAAGGTAAGCCTTTAAGAGACTCTAAAGAAACAGTTACGATGCTGTCGCTCAACAGTCCCTTCGCTACTTGAAAAAAATCGGAGAAGCTAATGGCGTGGTCGATGATATGATCTACAATTAGTCGTTCAAAGTTTTTGGCACTGTTAAGTCTGTTCCTAACTGCTCATTCATCTTTTTGATAAAATAAGCCGACAGCAAGGGCGACTCCAATTCAATGTTTTGGTGAATAAAGAAGTATAGTTTCTCCAACCCCTGCTCCTTCCACGCCTTTATCCGCACCAACCAGTCATCGAGGCGTGGGTAATCTGTAGGGTGATTGGCGCCCACATAGCGAACAAACGCATGCGGGGTAGTCATTCGCATGTGCATCATGTCCCTTCTGCCGGCGGTGTCCACCAGCACATTGGTCACTCCTTTGTCTTCCAGCAGCTGGTAGAACTTTTCAGACGAGGCGGGGTCGGTAAACCAGTCTTCGTTGCGCACCTCGATAGCCAGTGGAATCACCTTGGGAAATTCATCGATGAATTTGATAACTCTGTCAAAGTCCTTTGGTTTGAAGTTGTCGTGCATTTGCAAAAACACCATTCCGAGCTTTTCTTCCAGCCCACTAATGGCGTCGCAATACTCATCCACTACCTGCTTTGTGTCTATAAGTCGCTTAAAATGGCTGATAGAGTTCGTAAGCTTAGGGAAGAACTTAAAGCCCTCTGGCGTTTTCTCCTTCCATTTCAGCACCTGATCCTTTTTTGGAGAGTTATAAAAAGTGGCATTAAGCTCTATACTATTAAACTGTGTGCTGTAATAGCTCAGCTCGTCTTTTGTACCCTTTGGATAGAAGTTTTTCAAATCAGTTTTGTTCCACTTCGCACAACCTACAAAGGCTTCAAAACTTCCGTTTCCTTTGCAGAGCATTTTAGCAGTATCAGGATGATCAGAGGGAATTGTAAAGTCAATATTACCTGGGTCAGGAACGGAACCGAATTTCATTTATTTGAGCGTTTAATTGAGCATCCAATATACGCAACTCTTCATTTTCAAAGGAAGTATTTCAGTCAATTGATTATACAGCTTACTACAACATCGTAACAGTCCGCTTCAAATTGATAGTTGCATCAAGGAGAATTGCCGATACTTGTACAGGACGATTGATAGTGCAATATCCTCTTACATTCAAGTCCATATATTTCATTTGTTAATCAAAACCCACAGGCAGTTTGTCTGTGGGTTTTTCAGGTCTGAAAGACGCATAGCAAAGCAGTTCGATCCACTTCACTAGCATAATAACCCTTTCTTTGGTAACTTTTGATACAATTTGGCTATCGCCAGCCAAAATGAAACTTCAACAGACGTAGATGACAATCACAGATATAAAAGGCACTGTAAAGCTGAACAACGGCATTCAAATGCCCTACTTTGGGTTGGGTGTTTTCAAAACCAAAGATGGGAAACAGGTGATTGATGCTATACATCACGCTATAGAAAATGGCTATCGACTCATAGACACTGCCGCGCTCTATGGAAATGAGCGTGGAGTTGGCGATGCTGTAAGAGCATCAGGCGCCCCCAGAAAAGACATATTTGTAACTACGAAGGTATGGAACAATGAGCAGGGTTATGAGCCAACTCTGAGGGCGTTTGACCATTCTATAAAGCGACTTGGACTCGACTATGTTGACCTTTTCCTGATTCACTGGCCAGTCAAAGGAAAATATAAGGAAACCTGGAAGGCTCTCGAAAGACTACTGAACGAGGGCTACATACGCTCGATTGGTGTTAGCAATTTTCTGCAACATCACCTTGAAGATTTGATGAACAGCTCGTCATCGGTGCCCGCTGTGAACCAAATAGAATTTCACCCACGCCTGGTTCAGCAAAGCCTCCTGGATTTCTGCGCCCAGAAAAAAATTCAAGTGGAGGCCTGGAGCCCACTGATGCAAGGTGGCGTCTTTAAAATTGAAGCCCTACAGCAATTAGCCAGCAAATACGGAAAAACAGTTGCTCAGTTAGTTTTGAGATGGAACCTTCAAAAGGGTGTCATTACCATCCCTAAAAGTATTAACCAATTGAGGATCAAAGAGAACGCAAATATTTTTGACTACACAATAACGCCGGAGGACATGGCTGCAATTGACCATCTGGATAAGCATCAGCGGGTTGGCGCCGATCCAGACAATTTCAGCTTCTGATCTTTTACTTAGTTATGATCTCGCCAAGGTGTATTTTTCCGTTGGAAAATATTCTTTTACAAAGAACTCTCGTAAATTCCAATAATGGCGATTTGAAAAAATATGCCCAAATTTGCTGAGTGTAGACTACCCTTTGAACATTATACCATAGTTTGTTGCAAGAACCGGAAGCACTGACATTTGTAATGTTATACTATGGAGAACAAGAAGCATTTCGTCGGCCTGACAGACGAACAAGTTCAGGAAAGTAGGAAAAAGTACGGCAATAACTTACTGACTCCGCCTGAAAGGGATCCGCTGTGGAAGCTCTTTTTGGAGAAGTTTGAGGATCCCATCATCAGAATACTGCTCATTGCCGCCTTCTTATCCCTGATTATATCTGTTGTTCATAACGATTATGCTGAAACAATAGGCATTTTCTGCGCAATATTCTTGGCTACCGGAGTCGCTTTTTGGTTCGAAATGGACGCCAACAAAAAGTTTGACATTCTCAACAAGGTCAACGATCAGGAGCTGATCAAGGTCATTAGAAATGGTAAAATAGGTGAGGTACCCAAGACAGATGTTGTCGTTGGCGATATCATCGTGCTCGAAACCGGAGAGGAAGTCCCCGCCGATGGAGAGTTGCTTGAGGCCGTTTCGCTGCAAATAGATGAGTCGACGCTTACCGGCGAGCCACTCATCGATAAAACAACCAATCCAGCTCACTTTCACTCCGACTCCACTTATCCATCCAATTGGGTGATGAGGGGTACAAAAGTAATTGACGGGCACGCCACTGTGGAGGTTAAAAAAGTAGGAGACGCCACAGAATTTGGCCAGGTAGCCAAGAAAGCCACCGAAATGACGAAGGAGGATACTCCTTTGAACAAACAGCTGGATCGGCTGGCCAAGCTCATTGGTGTGGTTGGGTTTATTCTGGCGGTGCTTACTTTTTCTGTTCTTTTCGCCAAAGACATGTTTTTTGGAGCCACTGAGGTTCCATTGGTGCAGCTGGGATCCGCAGGAATCGTTATTATTGCAATAATGGTGGTATTGGCAAAAGTTTGGATACCTATTGTATACGATGGCATTCAGCTAATGGGCTACGACAAAGAAGTGCCTGACAGTGTTGACAACGGAAGCTGGTTCCGATGGCTAGCCTATGGCGTGGTGACTTTTGCAGTTTTGCTCGGTGTCGGCTTCGCAGCCGGATTAGATATAACCAGTGCCGAGTCCTGGGCCTCGATAGACCTGGCGAAAATCATTCTACAGCATTTCATGGTGGCGGTTACGCTTATTGTGGTGGCAGTACCTGAAGGCCTTCCTATGAGCGTTACGCTAAGCCTTGCCATGAGCATGCGGCGTATGTTGAAAACCAACAACCTCGTGCGGAAAATGCACGCCACCGAAACTATGGGGGCCACTACAGTCATTTGCACTGATAAAACAGGTACGCTCACGCAAAATCAGATGACCATTTACCAAACTGATTTCTTCGGTTTAAAAGACCAGCAACCAAAGGAAAATAGTCATGCGGCCAATCTGATTAAAGAAAGTATTTCTGCCAACACAACCGCCCATCTTGACCACTCTAACCCTGATAAGAGCAAGTCACTAGGCAACCCCACGGAGGCAGCGCTGCTTTTCTGGTTGCACAAAAATGATATCGATTACCTTGAACTAAGAGAAAAGGTTGAAGTCATCGAACAACTGACGTTTTCTACAGAACGCAAGTACATGGCTACGCTGGTTGAGTCGCCAACGCTTGGGAAAAAGGTGCTGTATGTGAAAGGGGCTCCGGAAATTGTAATGTCGAAGTGTAAGAATGTCACCTCCGATGTAAAACCAAGATTGATTAAAGAGGTGAAGGAAGAGATCGACAACAAGCTCCTTGAGTATCAGGGAAAGGCAATGCGAACACTCGGCTTTGCTTACAAAATAATAGAAGATGAAACACCAGGTAGTATCAAAGACCTGGCCGACTTCGACTTAACATTTCTCGGGATTGTAGCCATCTCTGATCCGGTGAGGGAGGAAGTGCCCAGTGCTGTGAAGGATTGCCACGATGCCGGTATTGATGTAAAAATTGTTACGGGAGACACACCCGGCACCGCCAAAGAAATTGGCAAGCAGATTGGCGTTTGGAAGGATGAGGACAGTGATTTACAGATAATCACGGGAGTGGAATTTGCTGCGCTTAGTGACGAAGAGGCACTAAAAAGGGTGCAGGGGCTGAAGATCATGTGTAGGGCAAGGCCCTCAGACAAGCAAAGGCTGGTGCAGTTGCTGCAACAAACTGGGTCGGTGGTGGCTGTTACCGGCGACGGTACCAACGATGCCCCGGCACTGAACTATGCCCACGTAGGGCTTTCCATGGGTTCCGGCACGTCCGTAGCCAAGGAAGCCAGCGACATTACCTTACTGGACGATTCGTTCAACAGCATTGCCACAGCGGTTATGTGGGGCCGGTCGCTTTACCAGAACATTCAGCGCTTCATCCTGTTTCAGCTCACTATCAATGTGGCTGCCTTATCCATCGTCTTCCTGGGCTCGCTTATGGGCTTTGAGCTGCCGCTAACCGTCACCCAAATGCTCTGGGTGAATCTGATCATGGACACCTTTGCGGCGGCGGCCCTGGCTTCTCTTCCGCCTGACCATAACGTAATGAAAAGCAAGCCCCGGCATCCGGATGACTTTATCATTACGCCAGTGATGAGCAAAAACATATTGTTCGTGGGCTTTACATTTGTCATTCTATTGGTAGGAATGCTTTTCTATTTCACAAAGACCGACGGCGAAATCACCGCCTACCACTTGTCTGTTTTTTTTACAGTATTTGTGATGCTGCAATTCTGGAACCTGTTCAACGCTAAGGCTTACGCAACTGGCAAGTCTGCCTTCCATGAACTGAATAAGGGGGTTGGCTTTATCATCGTCGGCATTTTGATCGTGGTGGGTCAGTTTATGATAGTCGAGTTTGGTGGAGAAGTTTTCAGAACAGTTCCGATATCTCTGAAAGACTGGGGAATAATTATTGCTGCCACCTCGCCAGTGCTTTGGATAGGAGAAATATCGAGGGCGTTGAAAAAATAGGTAGCCCCTACTTGATAAATAAAGAGGTCGCTCTCTGATGCAGCACAAAACGGCCTCTTTATTTCGACTGTTTTTCAGGCAGGCAGTGCCTCTCTGGCTGCTCTGTCCGGATCATTTTTCAATTCACAGGTGTCGTTGAGCACCATGGTCTCGCCGTTTTCTTTCGTATAAGCGGCCCATGTAGGTAAGGTGCCTGCGTTAGGATCGCCCGTCCGCATAAACGACAACAACGACGCCGACATCTTCTCTGACAGCTTTCTAGGACGGCTGCCCCCACCTGTGTGCGTGTACATCCTGTCGGTATTGGCATACCAGAAACAGATGTCGATGCAATGGAAGGCTCTCATGCGGCCATCGTACATTTTCGGCTCCCAACCAAACCAGGCAAGATATACAGGGGCTTTCTGCCCAGACTTGGCGTTAGAGGTGTTAA contains:
- a CDS encoding calcium-translocating P-type ATPase, PMCA-type, with protein sequence MENKKHFVGLTDEQVQESRKKYGNNLLTPPERDPLWKLFLEKFEDPIIRILLIAAFLSLIISVVHNDYAETIGIFCAIFLATGVAFWFEMDANKKFDILNKVNDQELIKVIRNGKIGEVPKTDVVVGDIIVLETGEEVPADGELLEAVSLQIDESTLTGEPLIDKTTNPAHFHSDSTYPSNWVMRGTKVIDGHATVEVKKVGDATEFGQVAKKATEMTKEDTPLNKQLDRLAKLIGVVGFILAVLTFSVLFAKDMFFGATEVPLVQLGSAGIVIIAIMVVLAKVWIPIVYDGIQLMGYDKEVPDSVDNGSWFRWLAYGVVTFAVLLGVGFAAGLDITSAESWASIDLAKIILQHFMVAVTLIVVAVPEGLPMSVTLSLAMSMRRMLKTNNLVRKMHATETMGATTVICTDKTGTLTQNQMTIYQTDFFGLKDQQPKENSHAANLIKESISANTTAHLDHSNPDKSKSLGNPTEAALLFWLHKNDIDYLELREKVEVIEQLTFSTERKYMATLVESPTLGKKVLYVKGAPEIVMSKCKNVTSDVKPRLIKEVKEEIDNKLLEYQGKAMRTLGFAYKIIEDETPGSIKDLADFDLTFLGIVAISDPVREEVPSAVKDCHDAGIDVKIVTGDTPGTAKEIGKQIGVWKDEDSDLQIITGVEFAALSDEEALKRVQGLKIMCRARPSDKQRLVQLLQQTGSVVAVTGDGTNDAPALNYAHVGLSMGSGTSVAKEASDITLLDDSFNSIATAVMWGRSLYQNIQRFILFQLTINVAALSIVFLGSLMGFELPLTVTQMLWVNLIMDTFAAAALASLPPDHNVMKSKPRHPDDFIITPVMSKNILFVGFTFVILLVGMLFYFTKTDGEITAYHLSVFFTVFVMLQFWNLFNAKAYATGKSAFHELNKGVGFIIVGILIVVGQFMIVEFGGEVFRTVPISLKDWGIIIAATSPVLWIGEISRALKK